Genomic DNA from Desulfonema ishimotonii:
TCGGACCCGGTCCGGTATGATTTCGCCCTGACCCGGTTCGGCATCAGGGCCGAGATGTCGCCGGAGGAGATTCCCGATTATCTGTTCAGCAGCACAGACCGCCTGCCAGACTGAAAACTCGCCCCCGCAGCCCCCTGCTTTTATTGATTATTTTAATACAAACAAAATTACTCGTTTCAGGGAGGTAGGACGGGATTACGTCCCCGTCAGATATGACCGCCGTTCCATATGGGTCGTTTGATTTCACGAAACGCCCTTATATCCGAAACCGGTTCAAACTGAGGTTTGCAGAAAGTCTGTCAAAAAATCAGAATCACAAAATAATATATCATTTATTTATTATATAACAATCCAATTTATTATAATTGACACGTCATATATTATACCCTATAGTCCGTAATTTCAAATATAACCCCCTAAAAAACAAGCCCTTTAGGCTCACAAATCAGAATATGAGGAGATGGATATGATCGGTCAGAAAAGCGATTACAAGGAAGAGATCGACCGCATGACAGCGGTTTTTGAGACCAATATGGGAACCTTTGAGGTGGAACTGTACGCCAAGGAATGCCCGGAAACCGTCTGGAACTTCGTCAACCTGGCAGAGGGACGCCAGGAAACCCAGCGGGGCGGCAATTACTACGACGGCCTGAGCTTTCACCGGGTCATCAAGGGGTTCATGATTCAGGGCGGCTGTCCCTTCGGCGTGGGAACCGGCGGACCGGGCTATCAGTTCAAAGATGAATTTGATCCCGGCCTGAAACATGACAGCGCAGGCATCCTCTCGATGGCCAACGCGGGCCCCGGAACCAACGGCAGTCAGTTTTTTGTCACGCTGGACGCAACCCCCCACCTGGACAACCGGCATTCGGTTTTCGGCAAAGTCGTCAAGGGGATGGATGTGGTTGAGGCCATCGGCGACGTCAAAACCGGCGCGATGGACAAGCCGGCCCAGCCCGTTGTAATGCAGAAAGTCACGATTCAGCGATAAGCATAAACGTATAAGGGCCCTTTGGGCCCTTTTTTATTCAATCGGGAATGCCCGGATTTCCCATATCCCCGGATGGTGGCCGCTCCTATATGAAACGTATCTTTTATCTCATATCTTACGGATTTCTCCGGCACACAGCCACCGTCACTGCCGTTTCCCCCCCT
This window encodes:
- a CDS encoding peptidylprolyl isomerase — translated: MIGQKSDYKEEIDRMTAVFETNMGTFEVELYAKECPETVWNFVNLAEGRQETQRGGNYYDGLSFHRVIKGFMIQGGCPFGVGTGGPGYQFKDEFDPGLKHDSAGILSMANAGPGTNGSQFFVTLDATPHLDNRHSVFGKVVKGMDVVEAIGDVKTGAMDKPAQPVVMQKVTIQR